A genomic window from Cytobacillus suaedae includes:
- a CDS encoding DinB family protein, with protein MKLDFRVRPIEGFTPKIGELMSMLEYTRALTLEDIKDLSQVELDQLVDEESNSVGALLLHIASIEAVHQVVAFENRDFNESELLKWETPLWLGQKAQTEIKNQPLEYYIDELTKVREKTLALFKTVDDGWLSVEKKWDNGVPHNNYWLWYHVMEDEISHRGQIRILKRMIFTK; from the coding sequence ATGAAATTAGATTTTAGAGTTAGGCCTATTGAAGGATTTACACCGAAGATTGGTGAACTAATGTCAATGCTTGAATACACTAGGGCTTTAACACTGGAGGATATTAAGGATTTAAGTCAGGTAGAGTTGGACCAACTAGTTGATGAAGAATCCAATTCAGTTGGTGCACTTTTACTGCATATTGCTTCAATTGAAGCAGTACATCAGGTTGTTGCTTTTGAAAATAGAGACTTTAATGAAAGTGAACTACTAAAATGGGAAACTCCTTTGTGGCTCGGACAAAAAGCTCAGACAGAGATAAAGAATCAGCCGTTAGAGTACTATATTGACGAACTAACAAAAGTACGTGAGAAAACATTAGCCTTGTTTAAAACGGTGGATGATGGCTGGTTGTCCGTGGAGAAAAAATGGGATAACGGAGTTCCACATAATAACTATTGGTTATGGTATCACGTTATGGAAGATGAAATTAGTCATCGGGGGCAAATTAGAATTTTGAAACGCATGATTTTTACAAAATAG
- a CDS encoding GNAT family N-acetyltransferase: MVIREIRYEDAECFVALIKQVEAESEFMLMEPGERKLTTEQQQNRIEQMNKDGHSAIFVAEQEDGKLVGYLFAIGGSARKTKHTAYLVIGILRDYRGMGIGTKLFQNAEEWAKSRNISRLELTVVTENKPGIGLYQKMGFEIEGTKRNSLMINGKPMCEYMMSKLL; the protein is encoded by the coding sequence ATAGTGATAAGAGAGATTAGATATGAAGATGCAGAATGTTTTGTAGCATTAATAAAGCAAGTCGAAGCTGAATCAGAGTTTATGTTAATGGAGCCTGGAGAAAGAAAATTAACAACTGAACAGCAACAAAACCGCATAGAACAAATGAATAAGGATGGCCATTCAGCGATCTTTGTTGCTGAACAAGAAGATGGAAAACTAGTTGGTTATTTATTTGCAATCGGGGGAAGTGCAAGAAAAACGAAGCATACTGCCTATCTCGTCATAGGTATTTTAAGAGATTATAGGGGAATGGGAATAGGAACTAAATTGTTTCAAAATGCGGAAGAGTGGGCAAAATCTCGGAATATTTCTAGATTAGAACTTACGGTAGTAACGGAAAATAAACCTGGGATTGGACTATATCAAAAAATGGGATTTGAAATCGAGGGTACAAAAAGAAATTCACTAATGATTAATGGGAAACCTATGTGTGAATATATGATGTCAAAATTATTATAG
- a CDS encoding SCP2 sterol-binding domain-containing protein, which produces MIVRDELQALVEKMNSNPEHIENEKDRVYQVNLEESGPLQIVLTSGSVEVVEGTPHEAEVTLFLNEKNFSKLLKDDLNTTMAFMTGGLKVEGKLGLALKLQEIVKLYQ; this is translated from the coding sequence ATGATAGTTAGAGATGAATTACAAGCATTAGTTGAAAAAATGAATTCAAATCCGGAACATATTGAAAATGAAAAAGACAGAGTTTATCAAGTGAATCTAGAAGAAAGCGGTCCTCTACAAATTGTTCTAACTAGTGGAAGTGTTGAAGTGGTAGAAGGAACACCCCATGAGGCAGAGGTAACACTTTTCCTGAATGAAAAAAATTTCTCGAAACTTTTAAAGGACGACCTAAATACCACAATGGCCTTTATGACAGGTGGCTTAAAGGTTGAAGGTAAACTAGGATTAGCCTTAAAGCTTCAGGAAATCGTAAAGTTATATCAATAA
- a CDS encoding VOC family protein, with amino-acid sequence MSSPVQRKVGAIFIPVKDIEFARNWYSKLLGIVPDGEIIGGHLYVIPIEGGTNIVLDSKIYSKRVIRDEPLFHFNTENIEEAYQFMREKGIHIIGDIEHGHYFNFKDPDGNVMMVSRC; translated from the coding sequence ATGAGTAGTCCAGTACAGAGAAAAGTTGGGGCAATATTTATACCTGTCAAAGATATTGAATTTGCGAGGAATTGGTATTCAAAATTACTTGGAATAGTTCCAGATGGAGAAATTATTGGGGGCCACCTTTATGTCATCCCCATTGAAGGAGGAACGAACATAGTGCTAGATAGCAAAATATACTCTAAAAGGGTAATCAGGGATGAACCCTTGTTTCACTTTAATACAGAAAACATTGAGGAAGCCTATCAGTTTATGCGAGAAAAAGGCATCCATATCATTGGTGATATTGAACATGGCCACTATTTTAATTTTAAGGATCCAGACGGCAATGTAATGATGGTTTCTAGATGTTAG
- a CDS encoding protein kinase: MFIVDLLERTLRKGTVLKERYRIDRFLGKGGYGLVYVAFDMEVGQEVIVKQLRKRKYRTGLVTFEKEDNILELFQHSSIPVCYERFQEGKNHFLVMEWIKGKNFEQLIFEEGLMFTERESFEMLLQVLQVVKMIHEKGIVHRDLRIPNILLRANEIVIIDFGLAGYINDASEQAVIKVEEERLFREIAFRSDIYALGHFVLFLLYSSYDIKGRERSWLEELSLRPMSLKIVKRMLQIDSGYQDVDQLIQDVSKFVESVPTNE, from the coding sequence ATGTTCATTGTTGATTTACTTGAAAGAACCTTACGTAAGGGTACAGTCTTAAAAGAAAGGTACCGAATCGACCGCTTTTTAGGCAAGGGGGGGTACGGTCTAGTGTACGTAGCCTTCGATATGGAAGTAGGTCAAGAAGTGATTGTTAAGCAGCTACGTAAGCGAAAATACCGAACAGGATTAGTGACTTTTGAAAAAGAGGATAACATTCTGGAATTGTTTCAACATTCTTCTATACCTGTCTGTTATGAACGATTTCAAGAAGGTAAAAATCATTTTCTAGTTATGGAGTGGATAAAGGGGAAGAATTTTGAACAGTTGATTTTCGAAGAAGGTTTGATGTTTACTGAACGAGAATCCTTTGAAATGTTATTACAGGTACTTCAAGTTGTTAAGATGATACATGAAAAAGGAATTGTTCATCGTGATCTACGAATCCCTAATATTCTACTAAGAGCTAATGAGATTGTTATTATTGATTTTGGGTTAGCAGGGTATATAAACGATGCTTCCGAGCAGGCTGTTATTAAGGTTGAAGAGGAAAGGCTATTTCGTGAAATTGCCTTTCGGTCTGATATTTATGCTTTAGGTCATTTTGTGCTCTTTTTACTCTATTCAAGCTATGATATCAAGGGTAGAGAAAGAAGTTGGCTAGAGGAGCTCTCGTTAAGACCAATGAGTTTAAAAATAGTGAAACGAATGCTTCAAATAGATAGTGGTTATCAAGATGTTGATCAATTAATTCAAGATGTATCTAAATTCGTAGAAAGCGTTCCTACTAATGAATAG
- a CDS encoding DUF3231 family protein encodes MNDSMAFHFLSHAIKNCQDQEITDILEKARTMSENHLKKLKGFFNQEKYPVPQGFTKADVNLNAPPLFTDTSMLIYMQTMTLHGMSAYALSVGTSVREDIRNFYIEMSQGTMDLYNKTVDIMLKKGVYTRPPSINPPEEVDFVKKQSFLNGWFGERRPINAIELSGIFYNMQKNAVKVLLELGFSQVAVSAEIRDYFLRGAALCEKQNEVLGSILASEHLPIPASISSEITASTTPPFSDKLMLFHIVSLISVALGYYGAAVSVCQRRDLSAHFVRLMAEIGQYAEDGANLLIKNGWLEQPPTVTDRESLAKRR; translated from the coding sequence ATGAATGATAGCATGGCTTTTCACTTTCTTTCTCATGCAATCAAAAACTGTCAGGACCAAGAAATTACAGATATATTAGAGAAAGCAAGAACCATGTCAGAAAATCATCTAAAAAAGTTAAAAGGCTTTTTCAATCAGGAAAAGTATCCTGTACCTCAAGGTTTCACTAAGGCGGATGTAAACCTTAATGCTCCTCCTCTTTTCACAGATACATCCATGCTAATCTATATGCAGACAATGACTCTTCATGGTATGAGTGCCTATGCGCTGAGTGTCGGTACTTCTGTACGAGAGGATATTAGAAACTTTTACATCGAAATGAGTCAAGGCACGATGGACTTGTACAATAAAACCGTGGACATTATGTTAAAAAAAGGAGTTTATACTAGGCCTCCTAGTATAAATCCCCCTGAAGAAGTGGACTTCGTAAAAAAACAAAGTTTCTTGAATGGTTGGTTTGGAGAAAGAAGGCCAATAAATGCCATAGAGCTAAGTGGAATCTTTTATAACATGCAAAAGAACGCTGTCAAGGTCCTCCTGGAACTTGGATTTAGTCAGGTTGCAGTATCTGCAGAAATACGAGACTATTTTTTGCGAGGAGCAGCCCTTTGTGAAAAGCAAAATGAGGTGTTAGGTTCCATACTTGCTAGCGAGCATTTACCGATCCCAGCTAGTATCTCTTCGGAGATTACAGCTTCGACAACCCCACCCTTTTCAGATAAACTGATGCTTTTCCATATTGTTTCTTTAATATCTGTAGCATTGGGTTACTATGGAGCAGCAGTATCTGTTTGCCAACGACGTGATCTATCAGCACACTTTGTCAGACTCATGGCCGAGATTGGTCAATATGCGGAAGACGGAGCTAATCTACTAATAAAAAATGGCTGGTTAGAGCAGCCTCCAACGGTTACCGACCGTGAATCACTAGCAAAAAGAAGATAG
- a CDS encoding MarR family transcriptional regulator has protein sequence MKMEEYRLDHSLGYKLFHASRLMSNRLNQNFKEQGYPVTYEQWQILSRLYDEDGQTQNQLALLNERDQPSVSRLIDNMIKRNLVKRVPHSEDKRINLIYLTDESKKIQVALEGLAKKTIAEASNGVAEEDLENCLKILDTIRKNLK, from the coding sequence GTGAAAATGGAGGAATATCGTTTAGACCATTCTCTCGGTTACAAGCTTTTCCATGCTTCACGTCTGATGTCGAATCGACTGAATCAGAATTTTAAAGAGCAGGGTTATCCTGTTACATATGAACAATGGCAAATATTAAGTAGGTTATACGATGAAGATGGGCAAACACAGAATCAGTTAGCCCTTCTAAATGAAAGGGACCAGCCAAGTGTTTCGAGATTAATTGATAATATGATCAAACGAAACTTGGTAAAAAGAGTGCCTCATTCAGAAGATAAAAGAATTAATCTCATCTATTTAACTGATGAAAGTAAGAAGATCCAAGTTGCTCTTGAAGGGCTTGCTAAAAAAACCATTGCAGAAGCTTCAAATGGAGTGGCAGAGGAAGATTTAGAGAACTGTTTAAAAATACTTGATACCATAAGAAAAAATTTAAAATAG
- a CDS encoding ABC transporter permease, with protein MKLRYLLIALFILSIASLFIGVKDVSPLDLFSLTEDQLQILLVSRLPRLISIIIAGLSMSIVGLIMQQLTRNKFVSPTTAGTMDSARLGILVALMLFTSASPIEKMLVAFVFALLGTFIFIKILDKVKFKDAIFIPLVGLMFGNIISSITTFFAYKNDLIQNMSSWLQGNFSMSIQGRYELLYISIPLVIIAYLYANKFTIAGMGEEFAINLGLNHKQVVNIGLVISALVTTVVLLTVGMIPFLGLIIPNIVTIYQGDHLKKSLSHTAVLGAVFVLACDILGRIIIYPYEIPIGVTVGVIGSGIFLYLLLRRKAHE; from the coding sequence ATGAAGCTACGATACTTACTTATTGCATTATTCATACTCTCCATTGCCTCCCTATTTATCGGGGTGAAGGATGTGTCACCACTTGATCTCTTTTCATTAACTGAAGATCAGTTACAGATTCTTTTAGTCAGTCGTTTACCAAGATTGATTAGTATTATCATAGCTGGGCTAAGTATGAGTATTGTTGGTTTAATCATGCAGCAGCTAACAAGAAACAAATTTGTTTCACCAACAACGGCAGGTACGATGGACTCTGCCAGGTTAGGAATACTAGTTGCATTAATGTTATTTACATCAGCAAGCCCGATTGAGAAGATGCTCGTTGCCTTTGTATTTGCCTTACTAGGAACCTTTATATTCATTAAGATATTAGATAAGGTCAAGTTCAAGGATGCTATTTTTATTCCACTGGTAGGTTTAATGTTTGGTAATATCATAAGCTCTATCACGACATTTTTTGCTTATAAAAATGATTTAATTCAAAACATGTCATCATGGTTACAAGGGAATTTCTCAATGAGCATTCAGGGTAGATATGAGTTACTTTACATAAGTATCCCACTTGTTATCATTGCTTACCTTTATGCAAACAAGTTTACGATTGCGGGTATGGGTGAGGAGTTTGCCATTAACTTAGGTCTAAATCACAAACAAGTAGTTAATATTGGTCTTGTAATATCAGCACTTGTTACCACAGTTGTCCTCCTAACGGTAGGGATGATTCCTTTCTTAGGATTAATCATTCCAAACATTGTCACCATTTATCAAGGAGATCATTTAAAGAAAAGTCTTTCTCACACCGCAGTACTAGGAGCCGTCTTCGTTCTAGCCTGTGACATTTTGGGACGTATCATAATCTATCCATATGAAATTCCGATTGGAGTTACAGTCGGTGTTATCGGAAGCGGAATATTTCTTTACTTACTTTTGAGGAGAAAGGCACATGAGTAA
- a CDS encoding iron chelate uptake ABC transporter family permease subunit — translation MSNNLKLIILSVISIILISIFMFIDAGGNWEYVLPRRGKKILAIAVTGGVIAFSTIIFQTITNNRILTPSIIGLDSLYLLIQTFIIFVFGSMSSTATDKNLNFVLSVGLMILFAAVLYKFLFKREGQNIYFLLLVGIILGTFFGSISDFMQVLIDPNEFMIVQDRMFASFNNVNTDVLLISCILVSLTVLYFIRFTKYLDVISLGKEHAINLGVNYDAVVKRLLIVVAILISVATALVGPITFLGLLVANVAHEFFKTYKHQYLIFGSVLISIIALVGGQLIVERVFTFSTTLSVIINFVGGVYFIYLLLKGNKSW, via the coding sequence ATGAGTAATAATCTGAAGCTAATTATTTTGTCCGTGATTTCAATTATATTAATTTCCATCTTTATGTTTATAGATGCTGGTGGAAACTGGGAGTATGTTTTACCAAGAAGAGGGAAGAAGATTCTAGCGATTGCTGTTACAGGTGGAGTTATCGCATTTTCAACCATCATTTTTCAAACCATTACAAATAACAGAATTTTAACTCCAAGTATTATCGGTCTTGATTCACTTTACTTGTTAATTCAGACCTTTATCATTTTCGTCTTTGGCTCAATGAGTTCAACTGCAACGGATAAAAATCTTAATTTTGTATTATCTGTTGGCCTTATGATTCTTTTCGCTGCGGTGTTATATAAGTTCCTTTTTAAAAGAGAAGGACAAAACATTTATTTCTTACTACTGGTCGGGATTATTCTTGGGACTTTCTTTGGAAGTATCTCTGATTTCATGCAGGTCTTAATTGATCCGAATGAGTTTATGATTGTTCAAGACCGAATGTTTGCAAGTTTTAACAATGTAAATACGGATGTCCTATTAATCTCTTGTATTCTTGTTTCGTTAACAGTCCTTTATTTTATAAGATTTACAAAGTACTTGGATGTAATTTCCTTAGGGAAAGAACATGCAATTAACCTCGGTGTAAATTATGACGCGGTAGTTAAAAGATTACTTATTGTTGTGGCTATCCTGATTTCAGTTGCGACGGCACTTGTTGGTCCAATTACTTTCTTAGGACTGCTAGTAGCAAACGTAGCACATGAATTTTTCAAAACCTATAAACATCAGTATTTAATCTTTGGCTCTGTTTTAATAAGTATCATTGCCTTAGTAGGTGGGCAACTCATTGTAGAAAGAGTGTTTACATTTTCAACAACCTTAAGTGTCATCATCAATTTTGTCGGTGGAGTGTACTTTATCTATCTTCTGTTAAAGGGGAATAAATCATGGTAA
- a CDS encoding ABC transporter ATP-binding protein has product MVNVKSVFKKYGSKNVVEDVSVNIQKGKITSFIGPNGAGKSTLLSMISRLIPIDSGEVFIDDKDLTKSKSNDLAKKISILKQSNNVNLRLTVRELVSFGRFPYSQGRLTREDWKFVDEAIDYMELADMQDKFLDQLSGGQKQRAFIAMVIAQDTDYILLDEPLNNLDMKHSVQIMKVLRRLVDELGKTVVIVIHDINFASCYSDYIVALKDGKVVKEGKTDEIINRGVLKDIYDMDIEIQCINENKICVYFS; this is encoded by the coding sequence ATGGTAAATGTAAAAAGTGTTTTTAAGAAATATGGGAGTAAAAATGTAGTTGAAGATGTTTCTGTTAACATTCAAAAAGGAAAAATCACCTCGTTTATTGGCCCAAACGGGGCCGGGAAAAGTACGCTGCTTTCAATGATTAGCCGGCTTATCCCAATTGATAGTGGAGAGGTATTCATTGATGATAAAGACCTTACGAAATCAAAAAGTAATGACTTAGCAAAGAAGATCTCGATTCTAAAGCAATCGAACAATGTGAATCTACGTTTAACAGTAAGAGAACTTGTGAGCTTCGGGCGCTTTCCTTATTCGCAAGGAAGGTTAACTAGAGAGGATTGGAAGTTTGTTGACGAAGCCATTGATTACATGGAATTAGCGGATATGCAGGATAAGTTCCTAGACCAATTGAGTGGTGGTCAAAAACAAAGGGCATTTATCGCCATGGTTATTGCGCAAGATACGGATTACATTTTACTAGATGAACCACTAAATAACCTTGATATGAAGCACTCTGTACAGATCATGAAGGTGCTAAGAAGATTAGTAGATGAACTTGGGAAAACAGTGGTAATTGTTATCCATGATATCAACTTTGCTTCCTGCTATTCCGATTATATTGTTGCTCTAAAGGATGGGAAGGTTGTTAAAGAAGGCAAGACAGACGAAATTATTAACCGTGGTGTTTTAAAGGACATTTATGATATGGATATTGAAATCCAATGCATTAATGAAAACAAGATTTGTGTGTATTTTTCTTAA
- a CDS encoding siderophore ABC transporter substrate-binding protein: MKKVVLVMLVLFFALFTAACGGAEETLTSNEETQTGSTTDSAKEELKELTLTHQLGETVVTTNPSKVVVFDFGVLDSLDKLGVEVTGVPQANIPAYLEKYKDAKYENVGSLKEPDFEKIASLNPDLIIISGRQQEAYAELSKIGPTIFMGLDTSRYMESFAENMTRLGEIFGKEEEVKAELATIEADINSLNEKATAAGKGLIVLANEGNISAYGAGSRFGILHDVFGFAAADENIEVSTHGQNVSFEYIVEKDPDFLFVIDRGAAVNGQSSAKTLIENSLTENTKAFKEGNIVYLDPNFWYLSGGGLVSVSEMIKEISAVLE, from the coding sequence ATGAAAAAAGTAGTTTTGGTTATGCTTGTATTATTTTTTGCACTATTCACTGCAGCTTGCGGTGGAGCAGAGGAAACATTAACATCGAACGAAGAAACACAAACAGGTTCAACAACTGATTCAGCAAAAGAGGAGCTAAAAGAATTAACGCTTACTCACCAATTAGGTGAAACAGTTGTTACAACAAATCCATCTAAGGTTGTTGTATTTGATTTTGGTGTGTTAGATTCACTAGACAAATTAGGTGTAGAAGTGACTGGTGTACCACAAGCCAATATCCCAGCTTACTTAGAAAAATATAAAGACGCAAAGTATGAAAATGTTGGTAGTTTAAAAGAACCAGATTTTGAAAAAATTGCTTCTCTTAATCCAGATCTAATCATCATTTCGGGAAGACAACAAGAAGCTTATGCAGAGTTATCTAAAATTGGTCCAACAATTTTCATGGGACTTGATACATCAAGATATATGGAATCTTTTGCTGAAAATATGACTAGATTAGGTGAAATTTTTGGGAAAGAAGAAGAAGTGAAGGCTGAATTAGCTACGATTGAAGCAGATATTAATTCACTAAATGAAAAAGCAACAGCTGCAGGTAAGGGACTAATTGTATTAGCAAATGAAGGGAATATCAGTGCTTATGGTGCAGGTTCTCGTTTTGGAATTCTTCACGATGTATTTGGTTTTGCTGCTGCAGATGAGAATATCGAAGTATCAACACATGGTCAAAACGTATCCTTTGAATATATCGTTGAAAAAGATCCAGATTTCTTATTTGTTATTGACCGTGGTGCAGCTGTAAATGGTCAATCATCTGCGAAAACATTGATTGAAAACAGCTTAACAGAAAACACAAAAGCATTTAAAGAAGGAAACATTGTATACTTAGATCCAAACTTCTGGTACTTATCTGGTGGAGGATTGGTTTCTGTTTCTGAAATGATTAAGGAAATTAGTGCAGTTCTAGAATAG
- a CDS encoding antibiotic biosynthesis monooxygenase, with protein sequence MFVQLRKTVVKEGYSDKVVQRFSGEGIIEKQEGFIDLSVMVKKVSRGDEEVVVMIRWESEDLWKQWEKSDAHIAGHKAKLGQPKPDYVISSEGEKYEVVAVKGPVGK encoded by the coding sequence ATGTTTGTTCAATTGAGAAAAACAGTGGTAAAAGAAGGCTATTCTGATAAAGTTGTTCAGCGCTTTAGTGGCGAGGGAATTATCGAAAAGCAAGAAGGCTTTATTGATTTATCAGTGATGGTAAAAAAGGTTAGTCGTGGCGATGAAGAAGTCGTTGTAATGATCCGTTGGGAGTCTGAAGACCTTTGGAAACAATGGGAAAAAAGCGATGCTCATATTGCAGGTCATAAAGCAAAGCTTGGCCAGCCAAAACCAGACTATGTTATTAGTTCTGAAGGCGAAAAATATGAAGTTGTGGCTGTAAAGGGACCAGTTGGGAAATAG
- a CDS encoding YdcF family protein, which produces MKKIWGKLLVLVIIIGISYVVSVHMLIASIGKEQPPDGVDYVIVLGARLHGEDMSLALYHRVQAALEYLKSNPDTHVVVSGGQGPGEDITEAEAMARFFSENGIENERIIMEDRSTSTLENLKYSKELLGSDVNEVVIVSNDFHLFRAKLIANRQGFKPYMLAAETPRIVREKLWLREYVAVLKTALLDW; this is translated from the coding sequence ATGAAGAAAATTTGGGGGAAGCTCCTAGTTTTAGTAATAATAATTGGAATAAGTTACGTGGTTTCTGTACATATGCTAATTGCTTCCATTGGGAAAGAGCAGCCGCCAGATGGAGTTGATTACGTGATTGTACTAGGTGCTAGATTGCATGGAGAGGATATGTCACTTGCACTATATCATCGGGTTCAGGCAGCTTTAGAATATTTAAAGAGTAATCCAGATACACATGTAGTAGTGTCAGGTGGACAGGGCCCAGGTGAAGATATAACAGAAGCAGAAGCCATGGCAAGGTTTTTTAGTGAAAATGGAATTGAGAATGAGCGAATTATAATGGAAGACCGATCTACATCGACACTTGAGAATTTAAAGTACTCGAAGGAATTACTTGGTTCAGATGTGAATGAAGTGGTCATCGTAAGTAATGACTTTCATCTGTTTCGGGCGAAGTTAATTGCAAACCGGCAGGGATTTAAGCCATATATGCTGGCTGCGGAAACTCCAAGGATTGTTCGGGAGAAGTTATGGCTGAGAGAGTATGTTGCAGTGCTGAAGACGGCTTTGTTGGATTGGTGA